TCCCTTTTCAGATCCGTCATGCCCTTAAATGGTGCCAATGAAATAGATAGCTGGTTATCCAATACTGCCGGCTTGTCCCTTCCTTCACTTTTAAAGTAGGGATTCCCTATTCTCCTCAACTTTTACTGCTTATATGCACAACTTCTGAGAATGTATTATTGTATTAATATTAGTGTCACaggtaaaataaataactgtTGTAATCATGTCCTGGTTGTGCATGTTTTTGCATATTAAATGTTAGTGCTGTGTCATGGCCAAACCGCACATAGTGTGTCTGATTTCATCACTCTACATGCAATAAACAAAGTGCTGGCTCTGTTTGGCTCCTTGAGTTCTTTTGTTGTTCTTGTGCTACCTGCTGTTAGAAAGATATCTCTCATCTCCCAAAATGTAACGACCGTACCTCTTAACCCCCACATCAATACTATCAGCAATTGCTCATGGTGGCAGCACACCATGTCTTTGTTTTGTATTTGACTGTAACAGAGAACACATTTTTCTCTACAAATCTGTTGCCTTCAATGGCTGCCATTGATAAAGAAAAACCATAAATATCCCTCAAGATGTAGGCCTACTTTATGATGAGCAAATACCAGACACATTGAATCCAATGTAGTCTATGTGTGTGAATCCGTAAGACTCGCACCGATCCATAAATGCTATTCAGTGTGACATCTTCACACAAGGTGTTGTAGACGTGTGACCTTGTTTCCCCTTGTCtagggacagagtgtgtgtgtttaacgcAGGAATACTGCTCCTCTGGTACTGCATGCCTATGTCAATACTCTCATCCACTCACTGTTCTTCAGTCATTAGTCTACAGTCCTGCCTGTGTTAGGTGATGTTTCATGTCTGGAGCATTAATGGGTAatgtctcctctgctctctccaagTGCCATTTTCACTGGGATATTTCGAGGGCGTCATTACTTCACCATGCATTTTAAAGGACAGAGTTTTTTTTGCCTTGGTGGTGGCAACAATGATGACAGTGGAACCTACAATGATGACAGTGTTGGAGAAAAGTGGAAACGCATGAACAGGCTGAGTGAAGTGTTTGGCGTTCTTTAGATGCCACTGTTAAGGTtaggtgtgtttttttttgtatgtgTATTCGAGGCCAATTTTCCAAGCGATTGATTTGATGAGATAACGGTCCATTCATTAAAGGGTTTATCTCTTCTTCTTCCGATAAGTAAGCTTCATATGCTCCAATGGTGTCCGTTAAGTCTATCTAGCTACTCTCTTTCCTGTGTGATAAATCATAAGTCATTATTTGGGCTTTGGTGTGTTATCAGGGCTCCTTGATGTGATCCTAGTGTGAGATCGACTACTGTCCAGAACCATGCTCTGGAGCACCGTCTCTCAATAACCAATCATCTGTCTGGCTATATAGTCTACACATTTCCCTCCACTCTATTTTCCCTCATTATTTTTTGTAGTACTTTCTGTCCATTTTCTATCCATGTTGCGCCTTAATCCTCCTCATCCCttactcctcttctcctttcaGAGAGGACCCTGTCGTGCTCCTGTTCTCACATTGCACCAGGCCTCTTGTCAGTGCTAAGAAAGAACACCTTCCTTCCTCATTGGCgtccttattttttttttacaaaagtaaTTTCCTCTGTTCAGTCCCTCTCTGCTGCACACACAGGACACTCCATTTCATGTTGCTTTGAACAAATGTCAAATTTTGCGAGGTAGtggttttttaaatgtaaattaaCATATTTATTCAATGATGATGCCTTACAGTCCCTGCATGTGTTCACCTTttattctctcttcctcctcttcccagGGGAGAGAGCGCTCAATAATGCAATATTGGTTTAATCCCTGCCACCTTGTCAGAGGCTACTTTGTCTGGGTTTTGTTCCTACTGTAGCAGCCTGAGCTTTTAGCCTCGTCTGTAGAGCACGTCTGGAGACACTCCACTCTGCTTGAGGAGCCTCGCTAGTGAGGGAGCCATGTTCCTGGCCCAAGGTCAACGTGCCTTTCTAGGCATGTTCTGGTTGGCCCATGGCGGAACTCCCTGCCAGGATAATGATAGCTCAAAACCATATGTATCCCATCAAGTGCCCTTGTTGCACCATttgagtagagagggagggtgttCAGGGGGCAGCTGGATAGACAGCTGAACGCTCTACCTGAAGTGCTCTCTCCTGGTGTGGAAAGAGGACTTGGAGGGCAAGTAAGGCATATGGTGTCGTTCGCATCTTTAAAATGGCATGAAATTGCGACATGGCACAAATTATAGTGCAAATTAAGACATCGGTCAAAAAAACAATAATCACAGTTGCATTACATGTTTAGATTAATGTTTGTGTGTGGGCCTATGTCTTTGGAATCATGTCTGTTGATGGGTGCGCGAGAGCCTGGTATGGGTGTGTTCACCTGCTGTCTATAATGGGCCTGTTCTTTCGACTGTCCTCTCCTGGGTACCCTCTATCCTGTCTTCTTACTCTGTAATTAGCAGGGCTGGAGGGGAATGTCGTACTTGAGCTGGAGTACCCTTCTTCATGTACCTCCCCTGCTAGCCCTATCTCTCCCTttgtcccctcctcctccccctcctctcctctggaggGGCACAGGATCTAATAGAGAACAGGGCGATGGGTGAGATGACATCTGACTCAGAGACGGGGGGATGTGTACTGGGCATCTGTGGTGATGTACTGATTGGAGAGGTCTAACGCTCCTGGTTCTCTATCCTGCTATCTCTATCCTGCTGACGGTGCCCTTCTCTCCTTTTTTCAGGTGCCAAGGAGATAGTCCTGAAGGCCCAGATTCTGGCTGGGGGACGAGGGAAGGGCGTGTTCGACAGTGGCCTTAAAGGTGGAGTGCACTTAACTAAAGAGTGAGTAccccacaggaggttggtggcacattaattggggaggacaggctcgtggtaatggctggagcggaataagtggaattgtatcaaatacatcaaacacatggtctccctcagcagcctccactggagtACCCCCAACAACTTCCGCCTACACTCACTTGGGTGTGTGGACAATTCAGAgtgtttctgttttgttttctcGGTATCTACTGCTTCAGAGAGATGTAGTCATAGTTTTTACAAGATCCCTCCTAGATGCAATGTTGCTTTCCCTGTGCTTCAGTTACCTAATACGCCAAGTTTGATAGTGtagggcagggtttcccaaatgtcccagttttttgccctagcactgcaCTGCTGACTCAAATAATCAAATCATCATCAAGcttcgatttaaaaaaaataatcagcTGTCTAGTATTAGGGCAAAAATCTAAATGGGGACCCTTGCGGTCCCCAGCACCGAGTTTTGGAAACACTGGTTTAGGGACAACGGCCCCCATTTTAAACTTTGAAGTAGTAAATGTATCATTGGGAAATTGTACTGTGCACGCATCACTGAACTCTACTGTGGTAGGTTACTGGAATTGTGCTCTTCTGTTGGAATACAAACATATTGTTCTCCTGGCTCGCACATTGTTGCAAAAGATGTGCTTGATGCTAAAATGACAAATGTAACAAAGGTAGCAGCCATGTTAAGGACTGAACTGTGAATTACGACAAATGGCTACCAAGTGTGTCATTGTCACCCTATTTCGGTATTTGGGATAGCCGGAAACTTTTCTACGTGAGCCATCTGAAGTTGAGCCTCCCCAGACAGTGATGTGAGCGCACCCGCTCGACTACCATCTATCAAAGCAGAGCACAACCTCAGGCTTCATTTGTATTCTATAACCAGAGAGCAAAGCGAGAGCTGGAATGAGACGCGCACACTGCCTTTAAAGAGGAGCTGAAATCAGGAGAGCCGTATTCAAAGAGATGTGTAGACATATTGAAGATTCTCCTAAAACAGTGCTTTGTCAGAACATGTTACAGTCATGTTACAAATGTGCTGAACCATGTCTTTGTTGAAATGAAAACGGCTCGCAGGAGCTGCAAATAATTACTCTGTCTATTCTCTGCCACGGTGATAGTCCTCTATTTTTGAAAGATGTTTGTCCTTGTTTAGTCTGGATTCAAATATCTATTAATGGAGTGGTTGTAATTGGGCCAATCCTGTCTCTTCTTTGACTTTAGCCCCTCGGCGGTGGGTGAGCTGGCCAATAGGATGCTAGGTTATAGCCTGACCACCAAGCAGACTCCAAAGGAGGGAGTGAAAGTAAAAACGGTGAGTCACAGCTGGATGTAAAAGGTCATTCTGTTTTTTTCTCATTTCCGGTTTATTTCAATTCAGTAATACAGTTCCATGAAATAAATGACTGCACAAAGCATCGGGGAAATAACACATTAGTCTATATATTCTGTTGTTCCCCTAGTTCTGGGGATAGGTCTCTAGTGGAGACATGCCATTTGAAGCCGATGTCATTTGTTGTGTTTTTGTGCTATTTGCTGTCATGGTTCATTGCAACAAATAATGCATGCAAGTCAGGGCCTCTCTGAGACCAAAGTGTTAGTCACGTAAACAACCATTTCCAAGTGTCACTAACAAGCAGGAATATAATTTTCCTCACTCACACTCTGCAGCCACTCCAAAAACACACATTTGCAGGTAATGAAGCCTTCCTGTCTTGCAGCTTGTGTTTctcctcactctttctttctctttccccttctAGTGAAATATGGCCTAGAGCTCCCCATTAACGCTTGCTTTCATTCCTGCCAGCCAGGAACGCACCTCGCTCTGCTCCTGCCCCTGCTGCAAAGTTTAGGAGAAGTATCAAATGAGTGACAGATCATGCCATTTTTTTGTAGAAAGTGCTGGCGGGGGTGGAAGTTCACTACAACAACACCCGGGCTGAGGGGAAAGTAGGGAAATAGAAAAATGTCAACACAGAAATCCTAACTGCAGAAGCATTGTTGTGAGATGTAATTTCATATTGAAAAATGTGCTGCATTATCTATCCATGGCACGTCAGTTGCCTGACATAACACAATACCTGATAGTGTTTTATTTTATAAACTAAGCACAGAAAATGGATTTCTTGCAAAAGTGTATCATGATAAATCCTCCCAGAGGGACCTATGGTATGATACGCAGGCATGTGTCATGTGTTACACATTAAAACAGGTACACACAAGATTAATTTCAGAAAAATGAAGACATTCACAAACATGGGAGATATGATGCTATCTGGCTGTAGTCACAGGCCTCCCTCAAAGCCTGTTTCGGATTAGATTAGGCATGGGATCAAAGTAATAAAGTAGCCCGAGATAGCTGCAGTGATTGAACAGGATCCAGGCCTTAGTATACGCCCTCTTAACAGGCTGCAATTCTGTTGTCGGGCTGTTTCCCTGAATGAGAACCAGGGGCGGCTGTCAGCTTGCCCTTGTAACACGTCTCTTCACTTCACCGTACTGCAGCCAGCCTCTCCAGACATGACACAGAGCATGGTTCTACTGCCAGTACGGACCAgggctggggagagggggagaaagtcctaaaagacagaaggagagagtagCAGTGGGAGAGAGGGGCACAGAAAGGCAGTGAGATTGAGAGAAAGACCGGGAGAGGGTGGTAGTGGTGTGGAAAAGGTAGATCAAGATGTTAATctgggagtgggagagaaagaggtctGCACTGCCCCTGTTTGCATGGGACATGGAGAACGAGCGTCGTCAATAAGTCCAAATTAACACGGTCCAGTTAGACTGCAGGAAACTGATAACCAACTTATCTGTATCCCTCTGTCTTTCCATgaatctctctctattttctcttctTTTGCCATCTCCCAGCGCGTTGCTTCATTTTCACTAGAGCGTAGAAGTAGAACCCCCAGTTTCTCTGAGTTGTAATGGTTCAgtgtctctccatccctgcctgtctgtctgtgtctgaggaCAGTCTGTGATGGGAAGGTAGTAGCCTGACTCTGTAGACCGACTCTCTCCCTACTGACCAGGTGATGGTGGCTGAAGCCCTGGACATCACCAGGGAAACCTACTTTGCCATCCTGATGGACCGGGCCTGCAACGGGCCTGTCATGGTGGGCAGTCCTCAGGGTGGGATGGACATAGAGGAGGTGGCGGACAAAACCCCAGAGCTCATATTTAAGGTAGAGTTCTGTGAGCTCTGAAGAGCAAATGTTACAAATGACTACAGATGTGAACATGGAACCTTTCACTGGCGGTGTTatctcgcctctctccctcccctgatTGGTACAATAAATCCCTTGATCCCTTCTCCATGTGAGAATCTCATCTCTACAAGTGCCTGATAATTATAATGCCATCGTTACAGTATCAGGTTTCCTTTCCTCACATCTGGCAGGTTGCCACCACTTAATTGCAGCTTCCGTAATTTAATATGAATATCCACTTTTTGTCATATTACCATGCAGTGTTTTTGagtctccattctctctctgtttgtctcttgctcttcctcttgctctctcggtctctcacttgctttttctctctctctcggtctctgacccgctctgtccccctctctttctcattctcttcctctctctgctaccacaggAAGTCATAGATATATTCGAGGGGGTGCGAGACGACCAGGCGCTCCGCATGGCAGCTAATTTGGGTTTCAAAGGACCTCTGGAGAGACAGGTGATGGGCCCGGCGAAGCTCTCTGGGCCCGGCGAAGCTCTCTGAGCCGCAGTGCAGAGAAGCAGAATAGTGTACACACACTGAAGACCCACAGTACACAACTCAAGAGCTGTTGAAACTGGATAGGACACTTCCAGTCTACTAGGCTCTCTATGCTGGTTTATAGAAGTCCATACGTCCTTATACAACAGACAAAGCTTTATAGGTTCACCATTATAGCGCATAACAAAAATGAAGTCACTGAAGTACATTACATTTTTTGGAGTCCTCTCAAAATCATGAACAGACATTGCTGCTGTAGCCAGTCCTGGCCAGTATAAACTCCACAATTCACATTTGATATTAAAAGTTATTATCTGGTTCATTTTAGAGCCAATTGTCTTGTAGCATTATATTGCTAATTTGTATCCCTGTCCGTGAGCAGAGCAGCATAAAGGATTGGATTAGTTCAATGTTACAATGGGGAAAACGTATAAATCAACTtaatgaatgttttatttcaAATGAACTGAACATACACAGTTGTCTGAGAGGTACACCCTGTGTAATACCAGCCTGTTTTGGTATTGAATGGCCATTGATTTTAACAGGAAAATGATTCGCTAAGTGTCTGGCTTGTCAGTTTAGTTCTGAAACTCTGTCTTCTAAAACGCAGGTGTGGAATGGAACCTTCTTTGAAGTAACTTTGCTTCTTTGAAAACTTTGAGATTACaaaaagtgtgtgtctgtgtgtgtttgcagatgtgtgtctgtgagtgtgtggcaGAGAGTAGTGCTTACATCATTTTCTGTCAGGCTTTTTTTCCTAATCAAAAGAGCAGCTCGGTGCCAGGGACAGACATAGACATCCGCTGAACGCTGTATTCTTTAAAAGAGGATTTATTACAATGACAGTCACTCCAATAGCAATGCTGCGCCTGTTAGGATAATGTGGCACAAAAGACGCATTGTAATCTCACTCATAGCTAATACATTAATATGCCACACAATGGCTGTATTATAGTGGTTTAATTACTGTTTTATTAGGGTAtataggtgaaagctatgatcccttattgatgtcactcagtgtaaatgaaggtgaggagacgggttaaagaaggatttttaagccttgagaccaatgagaaatggattgtgtatgtgtgccattcagatggtgaatgggaaagacaaaagattgaaatgCCTTTgagcggggtatggtagtaggtgccaggcgcaacagtttgagtgtgtcaagaactgcagagctgctgggtttttcacgcccaccagtttcctgtgtatataatgaatagtccaccacccaaaggacatccagtcaacttgcaCAGCTGTGGGAAACATtgtaacatgggccagcatccctgtggaatgcttttgacaacttgtagagtccatgccctgacaaatggaggctattctgagggcaaaagggggccCAACTTCATATCAGggtggtgttcctaatgttttgtacgctgTGTAGCCTATATTTTGTACAGTATGAGCTAAAGGCTTACTGAGTCATGTTAGTTAGAAAATAGTAGGTTGTCAGAAACTCATCAGAAAGGTggtattttgttattttatttttcaacACCTGCACACATACATGTGCGCACACGCacaaaaacacacgcacacacatgctctGTGTGTATGAGTGGATTTGCCATGTTTTATTTAATGTGTGCGTGGTGCTGAGTGGCCCTGGCTGGCCTGCTGCTCAGAGGCATCTTGTTGGGTAATAACTGTCCTCTGTGGAACTCACAGGCTGCAGATCAGATTAAGAGGCTCTATGATCTGTTCCTGAAAGTCGACGCCACTCAAGTTGAGGTCAATCCTCTCGGAGAGACTCCCGAAGGACAAGGTACGACTCTTTTTCTCATTCTCTTTTTGGTGTCTACATGTTAGAAGGTCTGTTTATCTGGTTCTTTATCTGTCTCttgtcctcgctctctctctcgtacaTCATGGGAGTCTCCTTGGTGGGATTTTAGGTATATATTTGAGTATATCCATCACTAATTGCCTCTTGAGGAACAATCATACAGATAAACTCATTGTTATGAAACAAGATCTTgttataagtctggttcatcaaaGAAAATAGAGTTTTGTAGCCTAGTCTAATCACTGCTTATGAATATTGATGAGAGGTCTGTTATTTTGTTGTGTACAACCAAGCTGTACTGAGAGGTGCAACTCTGCCATCCAACAAGCAAGGTAGAAACTTGTGTTTCTGTAGACTCCCATTGAAAGTAGATCAACTTGTTATTTAATTTGTACATATACGACAAGGGAAGATGATGAATTACCGAGCTTGTCTTTTCAGTAGAGTTTAGACAGCACGCCACATGGTACTGAAGAACATCACTGCAGGCAGAATAGTTACGGCATGTTTTTTCCCCCACTTTAGTCTCTTACTTTGACTTGCATTTCAGCGTAACTGAACCCTCATCACCAAAGGGACGGTAAGACTAAATGACTGTTAAACTCTGAAAATGAATGTAATTGTACTACAGTTGGTCACATACAGCAGCTCCAGGAGACAGCCAACACTCCACTTAGCTGCAATAGAAGTGACTTCCCATACATTTTTGTTCTgcctagtttgtgtgtgtgtgtgtgtcatgttacCTTTATTACGCTTGGGAGCTTCAGCCCAGGTAGTATGTCACAGAGACGAGCCATTACATAGTGAATTTACAGTTGGTTCCATGGGGATCCCGTGTACCACTTGTCATTTGTCCTCCAGGCTGTTATAGAGTATTGATAGATGAAGGCTCCAATCACCCCTGTGTAAATGGTTGTGGTATGTAGTGGGCCTTACAAAGTACAAATCCATAAGGAGCAGACCTCAGCATTTCAGCCCTGCAGTAAATACTTTGCCTGCAGGTAACATTCAACTCGCAGTTTCTTTGAACTGCACCTTGTGAAGTGTAAAAGTATTGTCCATTATGCATAATATATTCCCCCTTTGAGGCACTGTCGATGCATAAACATGAGCTGCACCATTACAAATACTGAATTAATTAAGTCTAATAGGGTGAGATCACTTGCCACATTTTATTTAACATATTTCATTGAGCTTATGAATTATTACATTTCCATTTCACTTCCTCCTTTTTTTTCTCTAcatctcttcctctttccttTTCTACTTTGTCTAtttccttcttcctctctttattattctgtccctcttctcttcatatctctctctctctctctcttctttcagtGGTGTGCTTTGATGCCAAGATCAATTTTGACGATAACGCAGAGTTCCGTCAGAAAGCCGTCTTTGCCCTGGACGACATGTCAGAGAGCGATCCCACCGAGACGGAGGCAGCCAAATGGGACCTCAAGTACATCGGCTTGGATGGAAACATCGCCTGCTTTGGTGAGTTCTGATTATGGCTGTCCACGCACATGCATGTTCTATTAATTGAGCCATGGGTAACCCACCCCAACTGGAATAGAGTTGTTATTTTCCTTATCAGATAATTGAAGGCTGGGAGACGACGTTCAAACTTTGTCAAACTACAGTAAAGACGACTGGGCTCCTCTCCAGTCCAAATTGACAACCAGCTTTCTAACGACTCCAGAAGGAGGCTGCCATAACCAATGCTTTCTAATTAGCCATAATCCGCCCAAAAAGTCTCCAGTGAGCTGGATTGTTAGTCTTCTCATTATGGTCCTCCCCTGTCATAAATCAAAGCTTTACAGTGTAATTCTGGGCTGCTGGGGGAGTCTCTTCTGGCTGCCCTGAAGCCTCATAAACATTGTGGCAGTAAGAGCACAGGTTAGTGGCTCTTTCCCCTGCGCAGCCTCTCCTGCAGAACAAAAGCTCGGAGCTGATGGGCTCCTTTAAAAGCTTTGTAACCCACCAAAGTGACAGCTGTTAAAGCCAGTTTCCTTTTATTGAGACTTCTGTCAGGGCACTTGCCAGGACGTAGGCTCAGTGCCGCTAAACCAAATGAGGTAAGACGTTTGTAGAGAAGCGTGTTGGCTTTGGCAGGAAGTGACTGAATCGCTTGGCTcccttgcagcaaagcaccaagAAGCCCAGAGGATAGGGATGCGCTCACTAGGCTGCCTGATAATACGGCACAACACTAGTGCCACAGAAATTTGTTTAATCAATGCTCGCTTTCTGAAGTCAAGAGCATTGCCGTAATCACATTTCCCTCCACTTTTCAACTTCTTCAAATGTTAAATATCCCAATTATAAGTTTTAACAGTACCTCTTAAAGATTTAAATCCTCAAAGAATGTTGTTATTCCCTCTTCATTAGATAATTTATTCATTGATTTCACAGTGAGCCCTTTCATGTTTGTGTTGTTTTAATGCTGGTGTTAGGTCATGTTTAATTGAATTAAATCCCAACTACTTGTCACTGTTTTCTCTCAAGGGTTTTCGTTTCAGTTCTCATCTTCATTTGGACTCTAATGGGGGGGAAATCTAACTTCAGAGAATCGGCACGAAACCATTATCAGCATTCCAGAATCATAATTTGTCATCAAAATTGTGATGAGCACAGTAACTATTTTTTTAGAGGCCCTTCTCTGTTTTCTGAGACCAGTAACAGTTCTCAACTCTCTGTGGTTTAGTTTCACCTTTGATCTGTCATTACAGTGAATGGCGCTGGTCTGGCTATGGCCACGTGTGATATCATCGACCTCCATGGAGGGAAGCCGGCCAACTTCCTGGACCTAGGAGGcggggtgaaggagaagcaggtgTACGAGGCATTCAAACTGCTCACTGCTGACCCGAAGGTAAGAGCCCACTTTATCCAACaccacagggtgtgtgtgtgtgtgtgtgtgtgtgctgtggagAGGAGTTGTACCACTTAAAGATAGAGATC
This is a stretch of genomic DNA from Oncorhynchus mykiss isolate Arlee chromosome 7, USDA_OmykA_1.1, whole genome shotgun sequence. It encodes these proteins:
- the LOC110527962 gene encoding succinate--CoA ligase [GDP-forming] subunit beta, mitochondrial, whose product is MVLHSDLFRVNMAASIVSQTVARGLRGASAKHLFLDKFKCARVSSRRWLNLQEYQSKKLMQESGVTVQRFYVADNAPDALQAAKRLGAKEIVLKAQILAGGRGKGVFDSGLKGGVHLTKDPSAVGELANRMLGYSLTTKQTPKEGVKVKTVMVAEALDITRETYFAILMDRACNGPVMVGSPQGGMDIEEVADKTPELIFKEVIDIFEGVRDDQALRMAANLGFKGPLERQAADQIKRLYDLFLKVDATQVEVNPLGETPEGQVVCFDAKINFDDNAEFRQKAVFALDDMSESDPTETEAAKWDLKYIGLDGNIACFVNGAGLAMATCDIIDLHGGKPANFLDLGGGVKEKQVYEAFKLLTADPKVEAILVNIFGGIVNCAIIANGITKACRELELKVPLVVRLEGTNVQEAKRILSESGLPIVAANDLEDAAKKAVAAIAKK